The following proteins are co-located in the Eptesicus fuscus isolate TK198812 chromosome 9, DD_ASM_mEF_20220401, whole genome shotgun sequence genome:
- the C9H1orf216 gene encoding UPF0500 protein C1orf216 homolog, translating into MFAIQPEVAEGGQFLGGPPPAVCQPEFHPDSNSNFMASAKDANENWHGMPDQVEPILMRSSSELPSDNQAFQDPGLPEGELRSPPEGAEIPRAEPEKMSSAGTICSPLEDNGYASSSLSIDSLSSSPEPSCGTPHSPGPSDPLLPSVAQAVQKLQAQERYKEQEKEKHHMHLVMYRRLALLQWIRGLQHQLVDQQARLQESFDTILDNRKELIRCLQHKAAPSRP; encoded by the coding sequence ATGTTTGCCATCCAGCCAGAGGTAGCTGAGGGGGGCCAGTTCCTGGGGGGGCCGCCTCCTGCAGTATGTCAACCTGAGTTTCATCCAGACAGCAACTCCAACTTCATGGCGAGTGCCAAGGACGCCAATGAGAATTGGCATGGGATGCCAGACCAAGTGGAGCCCATCCTGATGAGGAGCTCCTCCGAGTTGCCCTCTGACAACCAGGCCTTCCAGGACCCTGGACTCCCTGAGGGGGAGCTCCGCAGCCCACCAGAGGGAGCAGAGATCCCCAGAGCTGAGCCTGAGAAGATGAGTAGTGCCGGTACAATCTGCTCCCCTCTGGAGGACAACGGCTATGCCAGCAGCTCCCTAAGCATTGACAGCCTTAGTAGCAGCCCTGAGCCTTCCTGTGGGACCCCTCACAGCCCTGGGCCTTCAGATCCCCTTCTGCCCTCGGTGGCCCAGGCTGTGCAGAAGCTGCAGGCTCAAGAGCGCTACAAAgagcaggagaaggagaagcaCCACATGCACTTGGTGATGTACCGCCGCCTGGCCTTGCTCCAGTGGATCCGAGGCCTGCAGCATCAGTTGGTTGACCAGCAGGCCCGTCTTCAGGAGAGCTTCGACACCATCCTAGACAACCGAAAGGAGCTTATCCGCTGTCTCCAACATAAGGCAGCACCATCCAGGCCCTAG